A genomic segment from Lutzomyia longipalpis isolate SR_M1_2022 chromosome 3, ASM2433408v1 encodes:
- the LOC129792693 gene encoding uncharacterized protein LOC129792693, translating to MALEEPAKVPKSFNDRFYAYPDGQDAAGKMLVANTYALFGGVVISTYDVVMLSKPVGIGNILAKYVYNTGPLMGMASAFTMGTYFSTKLRGKDDVINYAIGGALAGGVYGAWRRSAVSGNCAAIVLAIAAVVKKLSLQEGWKFIPEPKKIGYQNLFLARHDRTVFKDTEKGWTNGKE from the exons AT GGCACTGGAGGAGCCGGCGAAGGTCCCCAAATCTTTTAATGATCGCTTCTATGCTTACCCAGATGGTCAAGATGCAGCAGGAAAAATGCTCGTGGCGAATACATATGCCCTCTTTGGGGGTGTTGTTATCTCAACATATGATGTTGTGATGCTTTCGAAACCTGTAGGAATTGGCAATATCCTTGCCAAGTATGTTTACAACACAG GACCACTAATGGGTATGGCATCTGCCTTCACCATGGGAACTTACTTTTCAACAAAACTTCGTGGAAAAGATGATGTGATCAATTATGCCATTGGAGGAGCACTAGCTGGTGGTGTTTATGGGGCATGGAGAAGGAGTGCAGTAAGCGGGAACTGCGCAGCAATTGTCCTGGCCATTGCTGCTGTCGTCAAAAAATTATCCCTCCAGGAAGGTTGGAAATTTATTCCAGAACCCAAGAAGATTGGCTATCAAAATCTCTTCCTAGCCAGACATGATAGGACTGTCTTCAAAGACACCGAAAAAGGGTGGACTAATGGAAAGGAATAG
- the LOC129792561 gene encoding DE-cadherin, whose amino-acid sequence MDRMNWCDFLTILALLVALTSSACAALANDNYYGDDFNSLYTPTDRTVVTVADNRKPAFRDCKGYAPSVKEEQAPGTFVLKVEADDPDEKDIIEYSFVTAASERPKFRIDSKTGVIVTSYTFDRDEPIREKEVYVTVRATDNGRPPLDDVCTFKVTIEDINDNPPVFDKAKYEESMSEDIQVNRVVMRISASDFDDGDNSIVKYELLPERDYQYFRIDENNGLIYLARPIDRKPGQYYSMNVRAYNIINDQPQDAQIEVKIRVIESNKKPPTFINPPTEPIYLNENFSDYSKSLVVLKAQSNVPDKPEVIFELITGRTEQTNSKKTFVFTQGEDDVSITLGKALDYEAITDYTLTMSVKNTYDLVAEHLIKIKVKDVNDNIPYFTEVTTGTISENEPPGTPVMQVRAFDMDGTSANNIVSFELADNTDIFAIDSSTGNITALTTFDREERDFYNVKVIATDNSPSSLYNTGQHNMGQQVFRIEIADKNDHRPHFTRDEYISDKVAEDANINFLVIEVTAEDADAASQITYTIVSGNIGDAFKIDPSTGKITVNNTLDYENITEYSLRIRAFDGVYEDNAIVTIKIENVNDNPPKFLEDSYKTTISEEIIVDGCILYIEAFDPDIKDRNSPQFIKYFIVKSEQQHLLAIDNDGCLRLIQPLDRDEPNGHKNWQVIVAAVDENGSGLRSVTDVTITLTDINDNAPFLNVKMPVIWQENRQPGNIVTLKAKDYDEPHNGPPFHYEIDQNAPEDIKRKFGITGDILIAMDIFDREEQKEYMIPILISDSGEPTMRNVSILHVVIGDENDNPMKEGSSNIFVYNYKGESPDTEIGRVYVNDPDDWDLPDKFFTWKDGIRDDSFSLNADTGMITMLEGTREGDYRLFFTVTEESRDIPRHSVTAEVAVTVREIPEEAVDKSGSIRFYGVTAEEFIVQPTDGSAGGKSHKERFRDALARTLNVSIENVDVFTVLKHDYNSSYLDVRYSAHGSPYYEPEKLNGLVGQMQEKMEEELGLKMFMINIDECLIEKNKCETSCTNILHKSNVPLLVYTNQTSFVGVNAFVQAECVCRIPTPVHCLNGGTPFDYSCECPEGYEGPNCEVIAIGFHGTGYAMYPPINPCDTTNISLELSPHREDGLVMYVGPLNYNRLLPVQDFLALELVRGYPVLIVDYGSGSIRIEHKHIQLKPGKSYTIDINMQQTSIEMTVDNCRLSTCMSLGAPQGPNEFLNVNAPLQLGGIAVNLEYLASQFRWQHVPQSLGYSGCVRNLTIDGRTYNIGAPSISKDVDIGCQRSMAVAVAFGIDTNFLIAILVCIAVLLFLILAVVVHKKHQDGWHEKDMDDIRETIINYEDEGGGERDTDYDLNVFRVPQIYEDKPYKESLQQREALNEVPDIGGFLVGKKDSCDKDNDAHPVDDVRYYAYEGDGNSTGSLSSLASCTDDGDLKFDYLSNFGPRFRKLADMYGEEPSDIDSNGDAEEGWRI is encoded by the coding sequence atggatAGGATGAATTGGTGTGATTTCTTGACCATTTTGGCTCTTTTAGTGGCTCTTACAAGTAGTGCGTGTGCTGCACTAGCAAATGACAATTATTATGGTGATGATTTTAATTCGCTATATACCCCAACGGATCGAACAGTGGTTACGGTTGCAGACAATAGAAAACCTGCATTCCGCGATTGTAAGGGGTATGCCCCCTCGGTGAAGGAGGAACAAGCCCCGGGAACATTTGTGCTGAAAGTTGAAGCAGACGATCCAGACGAGAAAGACATAATTGAATATAGTTTCGTAACAGCAGCATCGGAACGCCCGAAATTTCGTATAGACAGCAAAACGGGTGTGATTGTAACGTCGTACACATTTGACCGGGATGAACCAATACGTGAGAAAGAGGTATATGTGACGGTGAGAGCGACAGACAATGGACGACCCCCGCTTGATGATGTATGCACATTTAAAGTGACTATTGAAGATATCAATGATAATCCACCTGTGTTTGATAAAGCCAAATATGAAGAAAGTATGAGTGAGGATATTCAAGTTAATCGCGTAGTGATGAGAATATCTGCATCCGATTTTGATGATGGCGACAATAGCATagtcaagtatgagttattgCCTGAGAGAGATTATCAATATTTCAGGATTGATGAAAATAATGGACTTATATACTTGGCAAGACCAATTGATAGAAAACCTGGCCAATATTATAGCATGAATGTGAGAGCATACAACATTATAAATGATCAACCACAGGATGCTCAAAttgaggtgaaaattcggGTGATTGAATCAAATAAGAAGCCTCCAACGTTCATCAATCCTCCTACAGAACCcatttatttgaatgagaaCTTCAGCGACTATAGTAAGAGTCTCGTAGTGCTCAAAGCGCAATCAAATGTTCCCGATAAGCCAGAGGTGATTTTTGAACTTATCACCGGACGTACTGAACAAacaaatagcaaaaaaacGTTCGTCTTCACACAAGGTGAGGATGATGTTTCCATAACGTTGGGTAAGGCTTTAGATTACGAAGCAATCACCGACTATACGCTTACAATGAGCGTGAAGAATACCTATGATCTCGTAGCTGAGCATTTAATTAAGATCAAAGTTAAGGATGTAAATGATAACATTCCTTATTTCACGGAAGTTACAACCGGAACAATATCGGAAAATGAACCACCAGGTACACCAGTAATGCAAGTGAGAGCTTTCGATATGGATGGCACATCAGCCAATAATATTGTATCATTTGAGCTAGCAGACAATAcggatatttttgcaattgacTCCAGTACGGGTAATATTACTGCCCTCACCACATTTGATAGGGAAGAAAGGGACTTTTACAATGTCAAGGTGATCGCAACGGATAATTCTCCATCAAGTCTGTACAACACGGGGCAACACAATATGGGCCAACAGGTGTTTCGCATTGAGATCGCTGACAAAAATGACCATCGGCCACATTTTACGCGTGATGAGTATATTTCCGATAAAGTTGCCGAAGatgcaaatattaatttcctcGTAATTGAAGTGACGGCTGAAGATGCAGATGCTGCCTCACAGATTACATACACAATTGTAAGCGGAAATATTGGGGATGCATTTAAAATTGACCCTTCAACTGGAAAGATCACGGTCAATAATACGTTagattatgaaaatattacaGAGTATTCCCTACGAATTAGAGCATTTGATGGAGTATACGAGGATAATGCCATTGTAactataaaaattgaaaatgtaaatgatAATCCACCAAAGTTTTTGGAAGATTCCTATAAGACTACAATTTCAGAGGAAATAATCGTCGACGGATGCATTTTGTATATAGAGGCTTTTGATCCAGATATAAAGGATCGCAATTCACCGCagttcattaaatatttcattgtcAAGAGTGAGCAGCAACATTTGCTTGCGATCGACAACGATGGTTGCCTTCGATTAATTCAACCACTTGATCGCGATGAGCCAAATGGTCACAAAAATTGGCAGGTGATTGTTGCTGCGGTGGATGAAAATGGGAGTGGTTTGCGCTCAGTGACGGATGTTACAATAACTTTAACAGACATTAATGACAATGCACCATTTCTCAATGTGAAAATGCCTGTAATTTGGCAGGAAAATCGACAACCGGGAAATATTGTCACATTGAAAGCTAAAGACTACGATGAGCCACACAATGGGCCACCATTCCACTATGAAATCGACCAAAATGCCCCAGaagatattaaaagaaaattcggcaTTACAGGTGATATACTAATTGCAATGGACATTTTTGATCGCGAGGAGCAGAAGGAATATATGATTCCCATTCTCATCAGTGATTCTGGAGAACCTACAATGCGCAACGTAAGCATCCTCCATGTTGTGATTGGAGATGAAAATGATAATCCCATGAAAGAGGGTAGCAGCAATATTTTCGTTTACAATTATAAAGGTGAATCGCCAGATACTGAAATTGGGAGAGTTTACGTGAATGATCCTGATGATTGGGATCTTcctgataaatttttcacgtGGAAAGATGGCATCCGTGATGATAGTTTCTCTTTAAATGCTGACACAGGAATGATAACGATGCTGGAAGGAACTCGAGAGGGTGATTATCGACTATTCTTCACGGTTACAGAAGAATCTCGGGATATTCCTCGCCATTCAGTTACTGCGGAAGTTGCAGTGACCGTTCGTGAAATTCCCGAAGAAGCTGTAGATAAGAGTGGATCAATTAGATTTTATGGTGTAACAGCTGAGGAATTCATCGTACAACCCACGGATGGTAGTGCTGGAGGAAAGAGTCACAAAGAAAGATTTAGGGATGCTCTTGCAAGGACACTAAATGtatcaattgaaaatgtggATGTTTTTACTGTCCTCAAACATGACTATAATTCATCTTACCTGGATGTACGATACTCAGCCCATGGCAGTCCCTACTACGAACCTGAAAAACTCAATGGACTTGTTGGGCagatgcaagaaaaaatggaagaagaaTTAGGCTTAAAGATGTTCATGATAAATATTGATGAAtgtttaattgagaaaaacaaaTGTGAAACTTCATGTACAAACATTCTTCACAAATCCAATGTGCCTCTCCTTGTGTATACAAATCAAACATCCTTCGTTGGAGTAAATGCCTTCGTTCAGGCAGAATGTGTTTGTCGTATCCCAACTCCTGTGCACTGTCTCAATGGAGGCACACCTTTTGATTACAGTTGTGAATGTCCAGAAGGATATGAAGGCCCCAACTGTGAAGTGATTGCTATTGGATTCCATGGGACTGGATATGCTATGTATCCACCCATAAATCCCTGTGACACCACCAACATTTCTCTGGAATTGTCTCCACATAGAGAAGACGGACTTGTTATGTATGTTGGACCATTGAACTACAATCGACTCCTTCCGGTTCAAGATTTTCTTGCATTGGAGCTTGTGCGTGGCTATCCAGTTCTTATTGTTGACTACGGTTCAGGAAGTATTAGGATTGAGCACAAACATATTCAATTGAAGCCAGGAAAGAGTTACACCATTGATATTAATATGCAACAAACGAGTATTGAAATGACTGTGGATAATTGTCGTCTGTCGACGTGCATGAGTCTTGGAGCACCACAAGGACCCAATGAATTCCTCAATGTAAATGCTCCACTCCAACTTGGTGGCATCGCTGTGAATCTTGAATATTTAGCTTCGCAATTTCGGTGGCAGCATGTACCACAGAGTTTGGGATATTCTGGATGTGTTAGAAATTTAACTATTGACGGTCGAACGTACAACATTGGAGCTCCAAGCATATCGAAGGATGTGGACATTGGATGCCAGAGATCAATGGCAGTTGCTGTTGCATTTGGGATCGATACAAACTTCCTCATAGCCATTCTTGTGTGCATTGCTGTACTTCTCTTCCTCATTTTGGCTGTTGTGGTGCACAAAAAACATCAGGATGGATGGCATGAGAAGGATATGGATGACATTCGAGAAACAATCATTAATTACGAAGATGAGGGTGGTGGTGAGAGGGACACAGACTACGACCTCAATGTCTTTAGAGTACCACAGATTTATGAGGATAAGCCATACAAGGAAAGTTTACAGCAACGCGAAGCTCTCAATGAGGTGCCAGATATTGGTGGATTTTTAGTGGGTAAAAAGGATTCCTGCGATAAGGACAATGATGCTCATCCCGTGGATGACGTGAGGTACTATGCCTATGAAGGAGATGGCAATTCAACAGGATCGCTCTCGAGTTTGGCTTCATGTACTGATGACGGTGATCTCAAGTTTGATTATTTGAGTAACTTTGGCCCACGATTCAGGAAATTAGCTGATATGTATGGCGAGGAGCCATCCGATATAGACTCCAATGGAGATGCTGAAGAAGGATGGCGAATTTAG